In the Brucella anthropi ATCC 49188 genome, one interval contains:
- a CDS encoding TetR/AcrR family transcriptional regulator, with translation MARKQNPMTRSNLLDAALSVIRTKGYAATTVDDICNKASLSKGAFFHHFSSKEDLAVAAANYWSEMTGAFFAEATYHAPEDPLERVLAYVELRKQLIQGELPDFTCLVGTMTQEVYETNSVIRDACWDSISSHADTLVPDIAAAMERYPVAGEFTAESLALHTQAVIQGAFIIAKASGDPLRAVESVDHLKRYISLLFKHPANTH, from the coding sequence ATGGCACGCAAACAAAATCCAATGACCCGGTCCAACCTGCTTGATGCAGCATTAAGCGTTATTCGCACCAAGGGTTATGCCGCAACGACGGTCGATGACATCTGCAACAAAGCGTCCTTATCCAAAGGTGCTTTCTTTCATCATTTTTCCAGCAAGGAAGATCTGGCCGTTGCTGCCGCGAATTACTGGTCGGAAATGACCGGCGCGTTCTTTGCGGAAGCCACCTATCATGCTCCCGAAGACCCGCTTGAGCGCGTGCTGGCCTATGTCGAGTTGCGTAAGCAGCTGATTCAAGGCGAGTTGCCTGATTTCACCTGTCTCGTCGGCACCATGACACAGGAGGTCTACGAGACCAATTCCGTGATCCGCGATGCCTGCTGGGACAGCATTTCAAGCCATGCAGACACGCTTGTTCCGGATATCGCAGCCGCGATGGAACGCTATCCGGTTGCAGGTGAGTTCACCGCTGAAAGCCTGGCTCTGCATACGCAGGCGGTCATTCAAGGCGCTTTCATCATCGCCAAGGCAAGCGGCGATCCGCTGCGTGCGGTGGAAAGTGTCGACCATCTCAAGCGGTATATAAGCCTGCTCTTCAAACACCCCGCCAATACCCATTGA
- a CDS encoding SRPBCC family protein, which yields MPSTIRLHRVFATKPEKVYRAFVEPDAVASWLPPYGFTCTVYELDAKVGGKHRMSFRNFTTGHSHSFGGTYVELVPGERLVYTDSFDDPNLPGEMKVTITLKAVSVGTEINIEQQGVPDIIPAEACYLGWQECLDKLKKLVEPEINQ from the coding sequence ATGCCCAGCACTATTCGCCTGCACCGTGTATTTGCCACCAAGCCGGAGAAGGTTTATCGCGCATTCGTCGAGCCGGATGCGGTGGCCAGCTGGTTGCCGCCATATGGCTTCACTTGCACCGTCTATGAACTGGACGCAAAGGTCGGCGGCAAACACAGAATGTCGTTCCGGAATTTCACAACCGGCCACAGCCATTCCTTTGGCGGCACATATGTGGAACTCGTTCCGGGAGAACGGCTGGTCTATACGGACAGTTTCGACGATCCGAACCTGCCCGGCGAAATGAAGGTCACGATAACCTTGAAAGCCGTTTCGGTCGGAACGGAAATCAACATCGAACAGCAGGGCGTCCCCGATATAATTCCGGCTGAAGCCTGTTATCTCGGCTGGCAGGAATGTCTGGACAAGCTGAAGAAGCTCGTCGAGCCTGAAATCAACCAGTAA
- a CDS encoding TRAP transporter permease yields MVSEQEAKLSPMELDEAKARELEEKFDSEIRFRPLGPLAARIVGALLIALSIFHYYTAGFGLLSEMVHRGIHLSFVLGLVFLVFPFSRKGYDKPTTSSWLRPLGISIIDWALAIIAVVSVAHVPMIPLDDLAFRVGNPTTTDVVLGGLLILVLLEATRRSVGWPLPIISVLFMLYALYGQHMPGILVHPGATVSQLVDHLYLTTQGIYGIALGVVATYVFHFVLFGVFATRIGLGQLFLDCAAWVAGRFAGGPAKVSIFGSALFGMISGSSVANTVTVGSLTIPAMIRLGYKRHFAAAVESASSTGGQITPPIMGAAAFLMIEFLNLPYTTIILAAIVPAFMHFFGVLMQVHFEAKRNGLRGMTKEELPDLKEAFKRDWPTVIPLIVLIGVLLSGYTPYLAAFWGITLCIAVGLLNPRKRMSIGEIFDGLRDGAKYALAVGAAAATVGIIVGVVTLTGVGFKISYIVTSTAGQLATYFGTILPAAWFGPQTLTLLFTLVMTGIVCILMGCGIPTTANYIIMATIAAPALGLLGVEPIVAHFFVFYYGVLADITPPVALAAYAAAGMAGADPFKTGNTAFRLGLGKVLVPFVFVFSPSLLLVTSDFNWPDFLVAFLGCAIGITALGAALSGFFLVRTKAWENVLMIFAAILLVAPEIYSSIVGLLLLVPVVVRHLSSVRQPQAV; encoded by the coding sequence ATGGTGAGCGAGCAAGAGGCGAAACTGTCGCCCATGGAACTGGATGAAGCCAAGGCGCGCGAGCTTGAAGAGAAATTCGACTCCGAGATTCGTTTTCGCCCGCTGGGGCCGCTCGCAGCCCGCATCGTTGGCGCGCTGCTGATCGCACTTTCCATCTTCCACTATTACACTGCGGGTTTCGGCCTTCTGTCGGAAATGGTGCATCGCGGTATTCACCTTTCCTTCGTGCTCGGCCTCGTCTTTCTTGTTTTCCCGTTTTCCCGCAAGGGATACGACAAGCCCACCACATCGTCGTGGCTGAGACCGCTTGGCATTTCCATTATCGATTGGGCGCTGGCAATCATCGCGGTCGTGTCCGTCGCCCACGTTCCAATGATACCGCTCGACGATCTGGCTTTCCGCGTCGGCAATCCGACGACCACGGATGTCGTTCTCGGCGGCCTTCTCATTCTGGTCCTTCTGGAAGCGACGCGGCGCTCCGTCGGCTGGCCACTGCCAATCATATCGGTCCTGTTCATGCTCTATGCGCTCTATGGGCAGCATATGCCGGGCATTCTCGTGCATCCCGGTGCAACGGTCAGCCAGCTTGTCGATCATCTTTATCTGACGACACAAGGTATCTACGGTATCGCGCTCGGTGTGGTCGCGACCTATGTTTTCCATTTCGTGCTGTTTGGGGTTTTTGCAACCCGCATCGGTCTCGGTCAGCTGTTTCTGGACTGCGCGGCCTGGGTAGCAGGCCGTTTCGCAGGCGGTCCGGCAAAGGTCTCCATTTTTGGCTCCGCCTTGTTCGGCATGATTTCGGGCTCGTCGGTCGCCAATACGGTGACAGTCGGTTCGCTGACGATCCCGGCGATGATCCGGCTCGGTTATAAACGCCACTTTGCCGCTGCCGTGGAATCAGCATCATCGACAGGCGGGCAGATCACGCCGCCGATCATGGGCGCTGCGGCGTTCCTGATGATCGAATTTCTGAACCTGCCTTACACGACGATCATTCTGGCAGCCATCGTGCCAGCCTTCATGCATTTCTTCGGCGTTCTGATGCAGGTTCATTTCGAAGCCAAGCGCAACGGCTTGCGCGGCATGACGAAGGAAGAACTGCCTGACCTGAAGGAAGCATTCAAGCGCGACTGGCCGACCGTTATTCCGCTGATCGTGCTGATCGGTGTTCTGCTGTCGGGTTATACGCCTTATCTGGCTGCGTTCTGGGGCATTACGCTCTGTATTGCGGTGGGATTGCTTAATCCGCGCAAGCGCATGTCGATAGGCGAGATTTTTGACGGACTGCGCGACGGCGCCAAATATGCGCTCGCCGTTGGCGCTGCGGCGGCGACCGTCGGCATTATTGTCGGCGTGGTGACGCTTACCGGCGTTGGCTTCAAGATTTCCTATATCGTGACGTCGACTGCAGGCCAGCTTGCCACCTATTTCGGTACCATTCTGCCTGCCGCCTGGTTCGGTCCGCAGACACTGACGCTGCTTTTCACGCTCGTCATGACGGGGATTGTCTGCATTCTGATGGGCTGTGGAATTCCGACGACAGCCAATTACATCATCATGGCGACAATTGCCGCGCCCGCGCTGGGGCTGCTGGGTGTTGAGCCCATTGTGGCTCACTTCTTCGTCTTTTATTACGGGGTGCTGGCGGATATCACGCCGCCTGTTGCGCTTGCCGCCTATGCGGCGGCAGGTATGGCGGGCGCCGATCCGTTCAAGACAGGCAATACGGCGTTTCGGCTCGGTCTCGGCAAGGTGCTCGTGCCGTTTGTCTTCGTCTTCTCTCCGTCACTCCTGCTGGTTACATCGGACTTCAACTGGCCGGATTTCCTGGTGGCGTTCCTTGGTTGCGCCATAGGCATCACCGCTCTGGGTGCCGCATTGTCAGGTTTCTTCCTGGTGCGGACCAAGGCCTGGGAAAATGTCCTGATGATTTTTGCAGCCATTCTTCTGGTCGCGCCGGAGATTTACTCGTCGATCGTGGGGCTGCTGCTGCTGGTGCCGGTTGTGGTTCGCCATCTCTCTTCGGTGAGGCAGCCACAGGCTGTGTAG